Proteins encoded together in one Candidatus Dormiibacterota bacterium window:
- the rfbC gene encoding dTDP-4-dehydrorhamnose 3,5-epimerase — MDVTPLALADARLLVPRAFADARGFFMETYSLERYRAAGIHDAFVQDNISVSCRGTLRGLHSDPRMAKLVQVLAGEAYDVIVDLRRDSPTYRHWFGATLNAANRTQLYVPPGFLHGYLALADDTIFSYKQSALYDPAMEFGVAWNDPDLAIGWPLDGMAPLLSPKDSANPTLRELGYL; from the coding sequence ATGGACGTCACACCACTCGCGCTGGCCGATGCGCGCCTGCTCGTGCCGCGCGCCTTCGCGGATGCGCGCGGCTTTTTCATGGAAACCTACTCGTTGGAACGCTACCGAGCGGCTGGAATCCACGATGCGTTCGTGCAGGACAACATCTCGGTTTCGTGCCGTGGAACGCTGCGAGGCCTCCACTCCGATCCCCGGATGGCCAAGCTGGTGCAGGTGCTCGCGGGCGAGGCTTACGACGTTATCGTCGATCTGCGCCGCGATAGCCCCACCTACCGGCACTGGTTCGGGGCCACGCTCAACGCGGCAAACCGCACCCAGCTCTACGTGCCGCCCGGCTTTCTCCACGGCTACCTGGCACTAGCCGACGATACGATTTTTTCCTATAAACAGAGCGCGCTCTACGACCCCGCGATGGAGTTCGGGGTCGCCTGGAACGACCCAGACCTGGCGATCGGGTGGCCGCTCGATGGCATGGCGCCGCTCCTGAGCCCGAAAGACTCCGCCAACCCCACGCTGCGCGAGCTGGGCTACCTGTAA
- a CDS encoding sigma-70 family RNA polymerase sigma factor, with amino-acid sequence MAIGDQGDEALVRRIREGESELFATLVDRYKRGIANFIGASVRSAPDVADLSQETFLRAYAHLGTFNPQLGKFSTWIYQIARNVVRTHLGKAQRRPATLELPQDQTLEAALPDLSRESDPAGGILRQEAERELREALAELPERTRTVLALRYFDNMEYHTIASTLGLSLGNVKTLIHRGKIALAKKMHEREHRRAAPKPQGGIRALLLV; translated from the coding sequence ATGGCGATCGGAGATCAGGGCGACGAGGCTCTGGTACGGCGAATCCGGGAAGGCGAGAGCGAGCTCTTCGCGACCTTGGTGGACCGTTACAAGCGCGGGATCGCGAACTTCATCGGGGCGAGCGTACGGAGCGCTCCCGACGTGGCGGACCTCTCGCAGGAGACGTTCTTGCGAGCCTATGCCCACCTCGGGACGTTCAACCCGCAGCTCGGGAAGTTTTCGACCTGGATCTACCAAATCGCCCGCAACGTCGTGAGGACGCACCTCGGCAAAGCCCAGCGCCGCCCCGCGACGCTCGAGCTGCCGCAGGACCAAACGCTCGAAGCCGCGTTGCCGGATCTCTCCCGCGAATCGGACCCGGCAGGGGGCATTCTGCGCCAAGAAGCCGAGCGCGAATTGCGCGAAGCGTTGGCGGAACTCCCCGAACGAACGAGGACGGTACTGGCGTTGCGCTACTTCGACAATATGGAATACCACACGATCGCGAGCACGCTCGGGCTCTCGCTGGGCAACGTCAAAACGCTGATCCATCGCGGCAAGATCGCCCTGGCAAAAAAGATGCACGAGCGCGAACATCGGCGGGCCGCACCAAAGCCGCAAGGAGGCATCCGTGCGCTGCTCCTCGTGTGA